Genomic segment of Harmonia axyridis chromosome 6, icHarAxyr1.1, whole genome shotgun sequence:
GCCAGTATATTCAATCAAGTCACTATATTTGTGGAATACTCTGCCCGCCACCTATGGGTCAATACTTCAAACTTCTCTTTGGTGCTGTAAACTCCCAACAGTTTTCTCTTCTTAAAGTCAACATTCTACTTATTACAGTCCGAAACAGATATCTGCACGAGAATTTACAAAACCGAGAATTGATCTAATGAGAAAAGTATTACAGTATTCCTTAAACCATTtaatattcattctttcatttatAGAATAACAAAGCTATAAAATAACCGGGACAGAATCACTTCCATTGTTCTGGATTTTCTGTAGGATTACATCGATGTCTTTCAAATTTTGCTTCGCCTGATTCAAGATTTGTCCTTCTGGTAAACAACTAGGTTCATTCTTCAACTGATCGATACATTCGTTCAAGTACTTTTTGGCTTCCTGTAAcagcaaaattttcaataataataataataataatctttattggtCCCTCAAGACACCTTAGTGTATGGGACAAGTCAAATACATATATGTTTGGATATTTTCCGACAATGTTTCATTAGATTATTTACTAGCAAAAGTTAGCTgatcttgaattattttcattattgtaaTCATCATAACAAACCCTCACTTACTCACTCTAATCAAAgtaaaaaatacaatattttgccCCAAAAAATTTTGGTACTGTTTTGGCTCATTTCTAGACTGAAAGATACCTTCGAAGGCTGGACATTTCCCAGAACAACGGCTTCGGACATGAACCCAAACGTACAATCGGTAAAATCACCACGCTTTGCAGTGAAGATGGttggtgtatatggcagggaccaCAACGTTGCCATATTGACGATTCCATCAATGTAACCGGTATGAAACACCAAAATCCCCGAGAAAGAGCACACAATAAAAATGGCAGAGAACGCCTCACCAAGGAAGGTACTATAACAAATGCCTATAGACGTTTTGCTGGTCGCCACTTTTCAACTATGCCTGATTAATTTTTGGGTGTAGAATTCAAAATGGATCTAAGATTTCGTCTCCATCGTTTTTTTATATTCGGAACAATTCAAATACGGAAATCATTAACTTACCTCAAGCCTGGAATGCATGATATTTGGTTCAAAACTTCTTCTACCCATTTCAGAAACTGCAGCGTGAAGCTCGAAAAACACCATTCCTCTTAATCTTCTCTCAGCTGGAAAATAATAGaccaaaaatttataataataccAATTCTCGACACATTAATATGgtagaaattgaagaaagtaCCTTCTAAATTTATCCAAAGTTCAAAAGTTTCAAACGTTCCAAATATGTTAGTTTACATATGTTCTCTGAGAAATATCTAACAATATAAAAAGAAATGATAACCTacataatattttgaatcaatttccaaaaaaaaagctAGAATATTATCGAAATATAGCTTCTACATCGTACATCTAACATCATCGCATCAGATTTCTTACATGATCATCGTTATAGAATCCAGAATCGTCGAGTTCAAATGTTGCATATACAAAATTAATGACATTTTGTCATTCTATCCGTCTTCTTGAAAAGGAGGAGTGATGATTaacataaatttttttcattattcttaaaaaaatattattaaatgtTATCTTTAGTTTCTGAATATTGCCTtcttataatagttatttataatacaagtgcagaaggcattgatattcttccacgagttcaaaattcaaaaacgagccacgaagtggcgagttttggaatgaacgagtggtagaatgagccttctgtacgagtattatacattattttctctaattcattgcattttcattgaaattaatgatatatttccataaatataatttagtgatttttgcattgtaaaatgttggttggcagaactgatttctttaaggcaatttgatgaattgacagataaagccgtagcggaaagttcggagtgccaacatagaataataaaataaaaccatgaaaactgtgcgtttctgatatattctcgcactattttgttctacaagatgtggaagaatgaacggaataaccacagaattagagaaagaaatttctattcaatatgtatgtgtttgaaatgtgtatgaaatgaattgTAGTTACTCGGTCTGCTCATAGATGGCGCTGTATGGGCCACACTACATCGGTCCCGGCGAATTTAAAGGATTCGTCGAATTGCAACCGAGTCacttctccacgatggtgtgagaaaGCGAGTCTTAGGCAGAGaccgctggatagcctaaccccGGTAGAGGGTGCACCTCGTACTTGGCTCGAGAACAACTCTCCAAACAGTAATAACCATATTATACCTATCAAACAGCATattaattcttctttttttatgaCCATGACTGTAGCATAATATGCTTGACCAGACTAAGTGTGGCCACACACGGACTGCTTCAAGCAGTCGAAACCGACTGCTTGATGATCTAAAATTATTGGAATGTCACCGTTTTCAATATTAGGTAACTTTCTTTCAAATTTCAGCTGATATTTACTTTCCatcccaatatttctgtgatcaTTTCAGCATTCAAATATGTCACTATCTACttccatagtataaggaaaggatagtaagccaaccagcgtttgacggcaaggaaatagtcaccaggggtcgctactgtagttggatttcgtgactacccaaagtggagaagtaactcgataatagatggtgctgaatcatgagctatagatggcgcagaaataatacgataattcattcagtggcgtggttgaaaaggggtcgcatgacattgccaacaatttttatgttattattaaggtaccactacatttgaatattcgaatattcattgaatatttattcaaaatatagaaatcttctgaccactctatttcaaatattttagtttttcaaaataacacaaattttttcagagggctccactttacggaccaattgtTGACATTAAAATTCGAgttaaacgtgagtacaactagatggcgctcaacatcaacaaaatcgaaaaaagcactacactggcttactatcctttccttatactatatGCTACCACTAAGTCCGCATTTTCCAACGTTTGAGTAAGAAACAATTCCCTCACCTGGAGTTAACACACTGAACAAGCTCAACAATTGAGCAGCTGTTTTAGCCTTGATATCcaaattttcatcagaaacaTTGACCAAACCATCCTCGCTTTGTCCAATATTTTGTATTAAGGCTAGTCGACTTTCAGTCAAAAAATAATGATTGGGATGCAGATACAAACTGTTTAAATCTATGAATTTCTTGAGCGCTTCAGGATCTCCTTTCGGCAACTCAATCATGTCAGTCCCTATTCTCTCAAGAATATCTTGTACTGAGAAACAAGAGGCGGTTTCTTCGCATTTTTCACAATGCCAATCAGAATTTTTGGTATTGTCTGTCTTTTCAAGGAATGTTTTTGGAAGTAGATATCCTCCACAGTTCCTAAAAAAAACATATTAGAATATTTGGCCAATTTTGCAAATCTTCTCATTGTATGCATTGATAATGATGATAGGATTGCCTAGATAAGCCTAAAAAAAAGTAAGAATTGAAACCTTCTCGAAAAATCATGCCAATATGATCAACTCTGAGACTTTGTTTATACCATCCCTTCAAAACGTGAATTTTCTGTgataaaaataatccaaaatttaaatcaaacttggtcaacgtacaAAACATTTACGAAAAATCAAGTGAagtgagaatttttttaaaaatcacaagaaatcgaatatctcggaaactgttgattttcggtaatcaataaatatagcTCAATCGGCAGCAAATGAATGATACTATAATAACACCACCTTCAAGGTTCACAtctgaaacaccttgtataattaGTAGATCATGTAAATTTGTATGGATTTTCGCATTATTTGTCTAACACTATTTTGTTGGCCCGTTTTTACCACaaatttgtcatcttgggtttgaatagttataaaaaaatgaataaatcctACTTTTTTCGGCATTTCATTGCAGAGAAGTGAGTCCCAAATTCTGTTGTGTCAGAGCATCGTGGACAACTACACCAGAAAAATTTGCTTTCATATAAATGATGTCTTCTATTTGGTGTTCCCCAGAGTGGATCAGTATAGCATATGCTGAGATGATCACCCCTCTCTATGTCCTCTGATGCCACCAAAACTATGCTGCCATCGTTAGCAAAGCTTTTGCTGCAATTAGGTCTGCAGCTGTGTTCGAGCATTGAGCAGGTGTCATAGATTCCGATATATGGTGGATCGCCTAAGGGTACTTCATGACAATTCACCTAAAAATGATTCTTTCtgtcaaaaatatttcatgtcCAAGGAGATATTTAAAAACTTCATTCAAAGTACATATAGGCGTACAACgttacttccgccgttttttccgagattcgaggctttattgtaaaaaactggttatacctttatgattcgaagtattgtccattgctggcctctactttctcccatcttccgGGCAGCGTACGATACCTTGcgatgaaaaaactggtcatattgaatcgatccaatttttttcataagaccggaagtgctggtcagccaggccgtatgccattgatAGAAACAAGGGATAGTCggaaggagcaacgtctggagaatacggtgggtgggaAGAACTTGCCATTTCTACGTTTCCAacttccaagtatgtcttgaacactttcgcaacgtggggtcgagcattgtcatgctgtagaatcattttatcatgtctctcgttatattgcgtccgtttgtctttcaattctcg
This window contains:
- the LOC123682937 gene encoding SET domain-containing protein SmydA-8-like isoform X1, producing MNQIGSCDLCEKPATQRCGGCYKIFYCCKEHQKAGWKEHKQCCRPCEVAEDDRLGRHLVSTKLIKNGEIIFRERAMIQGPAQITIPVCLGCGKAINESNSHPCTECGWPMCSEICQKNPNHIPECRYTVQRGDKVSIKNFGMIHPIYQCVTVLRCLYQKQFLPEVWAKLEKLQSHSEERKNTPKYKNERVQVAEFIRRFFKLDQIFTEEDIMEICGIVMVNCHEVPLGDPPYIGIYDTCSMLEHSCRPNCSKSFANDGSIVLVASEDIERGDHLSICYTDPLWGTPNRRHHLYESKFFWCSCPRCSDTTEFGTHFSAMKCRKKNCGGYLLPKTFLEKTDNTKNSDWHCEKCEETASCFSVQDILERIGTDMIELPKGDPEALKKFIDLNSLYLHPNHYFLTESRLALIQNIGQSEDGLVNVSDENLDIKAKTAAQLLSLFSVLTPAERRLRGMVFFELHAAVSEMGRRSFEPNIMHSRLEEAKKYLNECIDQLKNEPSCLPEGQILNQAKQNLKDIDVILQKIQNNGSDSVPVIL
- the LOC123682937 gene encoding SET domain-containing protein SmydA-8-like isoform X3 is translated as MIQGPAQITIPVCLGCGKAINESNSHPCTECGWPMCSEICQKNPNHIPECRYTVQRGDKVSIKNFGMIHPIYQCVTVLRCLYQKQFLPEVWAKLEKLQSHSEERKNTPKYKNERVQVAEFIRRFFKLDQIFTEEDIMEICGIVMVNCHEVPLGDPPYIGIYDTCSMLEHSCRPNCSKSFANDGSIVLVASEDIERGDHLSICYTDPLWGTPNRRHHLYESKFFWCSCPRCSDTTEFGTHFSAMKCRKKNCGGYLLPKTFLEKTDNTKNSDWHCEKCEETASCFSVQDILERIGTDMIELPKGDPEALKKFIDLNSLYLHPNHYFLTESRLALIQNIGQSEDGLVNVSDENLDIKAKTAAQLLSLFSVLTPAERRLRGMVFFELHAAVSEMGRRSFEPNIMHSRLEEAKKYLNECIDQLKNEPSCLPEGQILNQAKQNLKDIDVILQKIQNNGSDSVPVIL
- the LOC123682937 gene encoding SET domain-containing protein SmydA-8-like isoform X2, which gives rise to MLKFKIVAEDDRLGRHLVSTKLIKNGEIIFRERAMIQGPAQITIPVCLGCGKAINESNSHPCTECGWPMCSEICQKNPNHIPECRYTVQRGDKVSIKNFGMIHPIYQCVTVLRCLYQKQFLPEVWAKLEKLQSHSEERKNTPKYKNERVQVAEFIRRFFKLDQIFTEEDIMEICGIVMVNCHEVPLGDPPYIGIYDTCSMLEHSCRPNCSKSFANDGSIVLVASEDIERGDHLSICYTDPLWGTPNRRHHLYESKFFWCSCPRCSDTTEFGTHFSAMKCRKKNCGGYLLPKTFLEKTDNTKNSDWHCEKCEETASCFSVQDILERIGTDMIELPKGDPEALKKFIDLNSLYLHPNHYFLTESRLALIQNIGQSEDGLVNVSDENLDIKAKTAAQLLSLFSVLTPAERRLRGMVFFELHAAVSEMGRRSFEPNIMHSRLEEAKKYLNECIDQLKNEPSCLPEGQILNQAKQNLKDIDVILQKIQNNGSDSVPVIL